GAGATTCATCGACCCATGCAGGACAGCGGGTATGGACGCAGCAAGAGGAGTCGAAGGTGAATATCAAGGGATTGATTCACGTGAACATCAATTGCAGCGACTTCGATGTATCGCGTGAGTTCTACGAAAAGCTCGGCTTCGAACTCTTTCTCGAGGTCCCGGAATACAGCCCTCCGGAAGTAACGGCGGCCGTCGGGTTCTCGGCGTACGAACTTCGCGGGGGCCTCATGCGCCTACGAGACTCCAATCCCCCCTTCGTGATCGACCTCCTGCAATGGAAGAGCCCAAGCGATCCCGAGGCCCCCTACTCCAGGCTCAATCACCTGGGAATCGCGCGCGTAGCCCTCCTGAGCACGGATCTCGATGCGGATCTCGCCGAACTGCGCGAGCGAAAAGTCGAGATCGTGAGCGAACCGGCCACAGTCGTCTGGGAGGATGGACCGAGTACGCGCTTCGTCTGCTTCAAGGATCCGGACGGCACGGTCCTCGAACTCGTTCAAGTTCTTCCCTGAATCGAAGCACGACCTCGATCCGCGAAACGAGCCTGCTACATCGTTCACGAAGATCCTTCGCAGTTAGAGAACGAGTTTTGCGAAACCCGCGCCCTATTCTCGCGGGTAGACGATGCGTCCCGCCACCAGGGTCATCGAAACTTCGATGTCTTTGATCCTGGCCGGTTCTACCGCTGTCGGATCTTCGGAAAGAACGGCCAGGTCGGCCCACTTCCCGGGAGTGATCGAGCCTTTGACGTCTTCTTTGAATTCCGCATAGGCCGAACCCAGGGTGTAGCAGCGCAGAGCCTCGAGTGGCGTGAAGCGCTCTACCGAGTTGTGGGGCCCTTCCGTTCCCTCGATGTTCATGCGGGTGACGAGGTAGTACATCCCGAGTAGAGGCGAGTAGTCCACCTCGGCGGGCACATCGGAGCCGCACGAGATCGGCACGCCCGAATCCAGAAGGGTCTTGTAGGGGTAGGCTCGTAGAGCGCGCTCCTTTCCCAACAGGGCGATGTCCTTGTTCGGGGTGGCCAGGGCAAACGGATGTAAGTTGGCGACCAGACCAAACTCGCGCATTCGCTCAACATCTTCTTCGGCGACGAGTTGCACGTGTTCGAGCCGGATTCGCAAGCGATCGACCTGGGGATAGTCGTTACGAACGTGCTCGACGGCGTCGAGAATCTGTTGGACCGCAGCGTCGCCGATCGCGTGAATGGCAATCTGGCGTGAGTCTGCTGCGGCATCCTCGACAATGGAGTTCATCTCTTCCTGGCTGTGGCGTGGAGCACCTCGATTGGATGGTTCTTCCTCATAACCTTCGCCCAGCAGCCAGGCCGTGCGAGTCGAAAAGGCTCCATCGGAAAAGTGCTTGGCCGGACCGAGACTCAGCCACTCGCCGTCATAGGAAACAAGATCCATGAGATGTCGTACGAGCGAGTTCCCCCCCATGGGCCAGTGGCTGAAGCGCGCGGTGAGATCGCCGCGATCTCGGTACCGTGCAAGATGCCAGACCGTGATGGGTTGCCAGGTATTGTCCTGGACGGACGTAATTCCCGAGCGTCGAAACAAGTCGAGTGCCACATCGAGGTTGTGGCGATGCGCGGCCGGACTCAGGACTTCGAGAAGAAGACCGTCGCCGCCGGATTGCATCGCGGTGTCGCGAAGGACTCCTGTGGGTTCGCCCCGAGCATCTCGTACGATCTGCCCCCCTTGAGGATCCACCGTGGAGCGATCGATCCCCATTTCTTCGAGTCTTCGCGAGTTGACCCAGGAGGCGTGAGCGGAGAACTGAAGAAGGGAAACAGGATTGTCAGGAGCAGCCCGATCGAGCATTTCACGGTGGGGATGGGGGCAGCCCGGATAGTCCCAATGTGCGCCTTCGATCAATTCACCGGGAGCGTGTTTGGGGACTTCGGCCGCGATGATGGCTTCGATCTCTTCACAGCTCTTGCGATGCAGTACGGGT
The window above is part of the bacterium genome. Proteins encoded here:
- a CDS encoding VOC family protein, whose translation is MNIKGLIHVNINCSDFDVSREFYEKLGFELFLEVPEYSPPEVTAAVGFSAYELRGGLMRLRDSNPPFVIDLLQWKSPSDPEAPYSRLNHLGIARVALLSTDLDADLAELRERKVEIVSEPATVVWEDGPSTRFVCFKDPDGTVLELVQVLP
- a CDS encoding amidohydrolase gives rise to the protein MSNWSAYVVRCPRPVRRVRPGPRAAVLLATLLACGAPDPSPAPDLVLTGGRIITLDPDKPDANAIWLSGGAIRAVGSSEEIAALAPTDAKRIDLQGQTVVPGFNDNHVHAFGAGRLFQQPVLHRKSCEEIEAIIAAEVPKHAPGELIEGAHWDYPGCPHPHREMLDRAAPDNPVSLLQFSAHASWVNSRRLEEMGIDRSTVDPQGGQIVRDARGEPTGVLRDTAMQSGGDGLLLEVLSPAAHRHNLDVALDLFRRSGITSVQDNTWQPITVWHLARYRDRGDLTARFSHWPMGGNSLVRHLMDLVSYDGEWLSLGPAKHFSDGAFSTRTAWLLGEGYEEEPSNRGAPRHSQEEMNSIVEDAAADSRQIAIHAIGDAAVQQILDAVEHVRNDYPQVDRLRIRLEHVQLVAEEDVERMREFGLVANLHPFALATPNKDIALLGKERALRAYPYKTLLDSGVPISCGSDVPAEVDYSPLLGMYYLVTRMNIEGTEGPHNSVERFTPLEALRCYTLGSAYAEFKEDVKGSITPGKWADLAVLSEDPTAVEPARIKDIEVSMTLVAGRIVYPRE